CTGTGCCACAGCGcgctagcgactcctgtggcaggccgggtgcaatgcacactgacacggtcgccaggtgtagtgtttcctccgacacattggtgcagctggcttccgggttaaggggGCATGGTGTCAAGAATTAgtgtgggttgtgttttggaggaagcACGGCTTTCAACCTTCCACtctcgagtccgtacgggagttgcagcgatgggacaagactaactaccaattggataccacaaaattggggcaAAAAAGGGGATACTTTTTTATTTTAAACAAAATCACACTTCTCCacctggcagtccaacagacaaatctgggtttggcagatgccaggagaacgctacctgccccaatagaGTGCCATCTGTagagtttggtggatgaggaataatggtctggggctgtttttcatattttgggttaggccccttagttccagtgaagggaaatcttaacactacagcacacaatgacattctagacgattctgtgcttccaactttatggcaacagATTAGgtaaggtcctttcctgtttcagcatgacaatgcccccgtgcacaaagcaaggtccatacagaaatggtgtgtaaagattggtgtggaagaacttaactggcctgcagagctctgacctcaaccccacggaacacctttgggatgaattggaacaccgactgcgaaccaggccaaatcgcccaacatcagtgcccaaccttactaatgcttgtggctgaatggaagcaagtccctgcagcaatgttacaacatctagtggaaagccttcccagagagcGGAGGCTGTTGTTGCAGCAAAAAAAGGGGgcaattccatattaatgcccatgattttggaatgagatgttcgccGAGCAGGAGTTCACATACTTTCGGCCATGAAGTAAGACTACTGCTATGAAATAAGATTACTTCcaacaacctacacacacacacacacacccccctatatatattttaaataacaGCCTAAACCTTTAAGAAAGTtgtatttatttaaactgaaATCAATTACACCTAGTCCATAAAAATGCACTATGTATTAACATACACAGTATGTTGTAAAGCGAAGGCTTATAAAACTCAGCATCAGAGGCATATGGCTTTCTGAACACGAGAGATTAAGTAAATATCCTTGTCCGTTTCAGGTGCGAGGGCTAGCACGTTGTCCTTCACTGGCGACATGGGCTCTCCTTTCTTACAGGGGTTTATCTTTGGATTTTCTCTGCAACACAGAAAAACACAATACAGTTCCGATGAAAAGTAGGTCACAAGAAAGAGATGGTTATCATATAATTGGTAAAGCTGTAATCAGGCTTGTAAAAGCTgtaatcaaaactgaaaaatataaatgcaacaatttcaaagattttactgagttagttcatataaggaaataaattaatttggccctaatctatggatttcacaactgGGAATATAGATATCCATCGGTTGTTCAAAGATACctgaaaaaaacattttttaaaaagtAGAGGCGTAGACCAGAAAATTAGACCGCATctggtgaccaccatttgcctcatgcatcaCGACATCTTcgcagagttgatcaggctgttgattgtggcctgtggaatgtcgtCCCACTTGTACACGATCCAAAGAATCCCAAACAtcctcaatgggtgacatgtctgagtatgcaggccatggaagaactgggaaattcagctttcaggaattgtgtacagatccttgtgactgcatcatcatgctgaaacatgagatggtggctgatgaatggcacaacaatgggcttcaggatctcgtcacggtatgtCTGTAGATTCAAATTACCATCAATTTAATTTTATCATGTTcgcagcttatgcctgcccataccctcACAACCACGGGGCAATGTTGACATCAGcgaaccgctcgcccacacgacgccatacacataGTCTGCggttgaggccagttggacatactgacaCTTTCTAATGCCAGGTGGCTTAtggcagagaaattaacattcaattttctggcaacagctctggtggacattcctgcagtcagcatgccaattgcaaccCCCCCaaaacgtgagacatctgtggcattgtgataTGTGACAATTCTGAAgatttttagagtggccttttattttccccagcacaaggtgcacctgtgcaatgatcatgctgtttaatctgaTTATTGATGCGCCACACCTGAGGTGGATGGATTAatttggtaaaggagaaatgctcactaacagggatgtaaacaaatgtgtgcacaaaatttgagagaaataagatgtGCATATGGACAATTTCTGGAATCTTTTTTTCTGCTCATGAAACCAAGACATTacatttatattgttgttcagtgtagCAATCATTCATTCACGTGAAGACTAGTGGAATCTGAAACAAAAACATATTCAGTACTCTATATAGCAAACAGAAATTAGGagttttgccacacaacacaatgccacaatgtctcaagttgagggagtgtacaattggcatgctgactgcaggaatgtccaccagaacagTTGCCAGAGACTTAAACGTTAATTTCTCTTCCATAAGACACCtctgtcgttttagagaatttgtcagtatgtccaaccggcctcacaaccgcagaccacgtgtatggcttaatgtgggtgagcggtttgctgatgtcaacgttgtgaacagagtgtcccatggtggcagtggggttatggtatgggcaggcataagctacgacaACTAACaccattgcattttatcgatggcaatttgaatgcacagtgatgagatcctgaggcccatttaaaggtttgtcacatgcgccgaatacaacaggtattgaaatgcttacttacaagcccttaaccaacaacgcttACAAAAAAAaagttaagtaaaaaaatagaacaaataattagcagcagtaaaataacaatagcgaggctatataccggGGGTACTGGTTCTGAGTCAATGTtcggggcactggttagtcgaggtaatatgtacccgtaggtagagttattaaagtgactatgcagcgataataaacagagtagcagcagtgtaaaattgGGCtatgggtagccctttgattagctgttcaggattcttatggcttgggggtagaaactgttaagaagccttttgggcctacacttggtgctccggtaccgcttccagtgcggtagcagagagaacagtctgacttgggtggctggagtctgatcatttttagggccttcctttgacattgcctggtataaaggtcctggatggcaggaaacttggtcccagtgatgtaccgggccgCACATAttaccctctgttgtgccttaTGGTCGGAGGCCAAgaagttaccataccaggcagtgctgtagaaccttttgaggatctgaggacccatgcaaaatcttttcagtctcctgagggggaataggctttgtcgtgccctcttcacaactgtctcagtaaaatctttgatattgttgcatgttgagtttatatttttgttcagtatagaaatTAGAGACAAGTTTGTGACAGGTCCTTTGAATATAAATTGGTTGTGTTCAAAAAAGGGGAAAATATGAAAGTATGGGGACTTTTGTTGAAGGTTGTTATTAGGCCTCATCTATAATCTTATACAAAAGCAAAAACAATTGAATGCTGTAATCCAGCTACAGGGTTGAGGACTATGCAGGTTATGATTACCCTCACTTACTTCTTAAAACCAAAGTTTTTCCAGAGGCCACTGATTGTGGCCTGGAGGCCAGGGTTGTTCTCATTGTTGGCGGTGAGTTTCTTTCCAGGGCCTGCAGGCTTTTTACGGAGGCCACTGGCCCTGGCAGGGGCAGAGGGTCGGATCTTTGTCCCTTTTCCTTGGTCACCGGGTTTTATCCGCGGGAGACCTGCCACCTggtgagagagatgggaaagaaaaTTCTTCACTGTGGGAATATATAGCATGTTCATCCCAGAAGTGTTCTAGCTGCCAAATCTCTGAACCAAGATGATACAAAATAGTCCCACAAAGTAAGCTACCTTCAGTCTCATTGTGCTGGATTTCTTTTCATCTGCTGTTGGAGAGGAACTGGGGCTTTTGACAGAGTCTGAATCCTTAGAGTAAATTTTCTTAGAAAACAGAACAGGCAGTAAATTAATAAAGCCACTGCCTCCGCTCATTCAAACCACAACATAAAAAAAAATCCATGCATATGCACCCTCACCTAGCTTGCAATGATGCAAATGTTATGAAGCCTACGCATTACTAATTAGCAGAGGAAACGGTGACATACAGGCATGGTGGAATCCTCCAGCCGAGTGGGTGGGGACACTTCCACAACATTGCAGGAAGTGTGGTAATGCTGAGAGAAGTAGGCACTGTCCTGAGACGGTGGAGAGTTCGGTGGTGAATCCTTGTCTTCTTTGCTCAGAATAGGGGATGGGGCTCCGGGGTCTTCCGAGCTCTCTGGCCTTCCTGGCTCCAGGAGAAGCTTTCCTTCTTGCGCTGGAACTGCTGCAGTGCCGAGAGGCCGGATGTGGGTGTCGGAGTCCTGGATCTCTCTGAGGAGCTGCCTGACCAGCGGAACACCCCTAACCCTTGACTggcagacagaggggaggggggtgggctATGAGGGTCAACAGAGTCATTTTCCTCTGTATCAGCATATCCCCCGATACAATAGTCCTCCCTGGGGTCCTGTGTGACCTCATCCTGAGACACCTCCCCTTTGACAAAAGACTCTGGATTCTGGCTGGCCACCTCACTGGAGCTGCTGCCACTACAGAAGAACCTATAGGGGAATAGATCAACATTTAGTCAGTATCACAaaacattaaaaataaaacaaacttgTCAAATGTGGGCCAAACAATGCGATCAAGAAAACAATTGGAAGAACCAGTGGTTTTAGGTAGGTCATTTTTAGTCATGTAAAAGACAAGACGAGTTTGAAAGATTTCCTATATAATTAAATAGCTGTAGCAATGACTAATAGTGTGTATTATAAGACCATACCTGCTTTGCATTTCCTGCCCGTCTTCACCTCCTTCCTGGTTTCTCCTCTGTAGCAGGGTGGCGAAGCGGTTGCGTGGTCTGGGATGGGTAGCGGCATTGGGCTGGGGGCATGTGGAGATGTGATGGCTCTCTGTGGGTCCAGGGTCCTCCTCCCCTCTGGACCGCTTCTGACCGGAGGGAGAGTACTGCTGCAGCACATCCTGGTCTGAAACACCAGAGTCTTTTGGGAGATAAAGGAAAATCAGAAGTTTGGGTCAGGTCTATAATAAAAATATTCATCAACACCACTTGGAAAGAATGTTGAGGTTTACATTAATCAAATACATTGTTAAACTTTTGTATAATGAAGACAAGAGTTTTCCTGTTCTATTTGAACGTTACATTTTGAAGGTCCACCCAATGTTATATAGGTATAAGCTTTTCCATAGAATGACTGATAATGCTTCAGAAGATGAACTGGGATGTTATGTTAATAAAAATGTGTTTTCCCCTGAACAAACCCAAATCCTCTCACACCTATTTAAATGGAGCTGGGTGAATCAAATAATCTTCCCTCCTACGGTGACAGAAAGAGCACCTCTCAAACATGACGTTGCAACAACAAGATAGCAAACTAATCTCACCTTCTCTGGGTCTCTTAACCGGTGTGTTCTTGTGAGGAAGCCTCAGCCCCTGCACACTGAtgaccctctccttccccctggtTGACGGAGGCCTCTGTGGAGAGCCCACAggctgggaggaagagagggtgccTGGTATGAAACCTCTGCTCCAGATGCTAGGGTGTGTGGAGGCCCGAGTCTCCTGGCTGTCATTCCAGTCACGACTGCGTGGTTTCACTGGCTAAGAAACACAAAGGGAGGAAGGATTTATATACGTTAGTGTAAATTTCGTGCACTTTAGCCAACTCCTTTATGTACAGCATACAGATCTGGGGTAAAGCTAGATTAAGCACTCTAGCGACAAACACATTGGTAAATTAAATATTAATACAATTGTATTGATCGACTAAAAATAGCTAAGTACCCCATGTATACAACACTAAGGACACAAGCAAAACAACAACCTAGCACTACTACTTGTGATGATGAATGAGTAGTGTTTGTATAGAAATGACTGTTATGTTAATCATTCTACCTAGTGCCAGTACCTTGACATTTGTAGCATCTGGGTTGAAGTCATCAATCCtctccatggtgtttatatcCAGGTTACCCAGGGCCACCTGTAAACCTTTGCAATCTCCTAAATTACTGTATTAAGCATTAAGGACAACATATTTTACTGGTAGTAAATGGGAAACCACCAGTGTCTTATTTTCCATTTCGCTACTAATCAACAGGTATAGAGCAGGAGTCATGCCTGCCACTGAGTGAAAGGATACAGGCCAGCGTAGCTGAGGGTGGCAGGGTCCATGTGCTCTGGATAGGGGTTGAGAGGCACCACCTTCCTCTTGATGGGGTCAAACACCAGCTGGTAGAGGAAGGTGTTATTGGCCTTAACAAAGCCGTCAATGTACTCGTCTGGCACAACCACATTCATCTTCAGGTACTGGCCCATCTTCCTTATCACCTGAAAGTACATAAACAAGTTAGAGGGGCCATTTTCATTATAGTTTAATTTCTACTGCTGTGCAAGTTCTACTACCAATTCTCATTCAAACTTACCTTAATGATGTCTGGGTTGTTTGCCATCCTCAGCAGTTTACAGGCTTTGCCTAAGCCAATCCCATAGAGTGAGGATAGATAGTCACAGCCAGAGAGAATACACATGTGGCGGAACTTCTCTTCCGTGAAGACGTCACCCAGAGAGCGGCACCGCCCCAGGTGGTTCTGGTCAATCTCTAGACCGTTCCCCTGTTTGTCCATCTTTAGGATCACCTGAGAGAGATGACCAGCAGAACCCATTATGGTCATTACCATAATCTAAGTTGccattaaagtaactgtccagttaAAACccatacccaaataatgttgacTCAATCATCCTATACGCGTACATTGCCAAATAATAcactgaaaaaaaaaaacacttaaaaaACCCACCTCAAAATTGTAGCTCaaagacacacaaaaaaaaatgctTGCCATCTCCTGCAGATGAGATGGCCAACCAGAGATCTCACATGAATGTTATTAATGACCAGTGTACACCCACACCATTATaacacagaaaagctgctttGTAACTTACTTAATTACCAATAAGGAAACTTATTTCACTCATTTTAATGAATTATTGGTGATATTTCATATAAATCTGGAAAAACCAGATGATCATTGTGACAAATGCATTGCAGAAATTCCACAGTGAGCGGCACTTTAAAGGACCCAATTCTGTACTTTTTTGCAGCCAAACGCCAATAAGTCTGAGTCTTCAGTGATGATAGCCTGTGCAATGCCAGCCTTGTTAAGGAAGGCCAGCTGGGCATCAGCTTCATACGGGGCCACCACACAGTCCACTCCTCTGGTCCTTGCAGCCTAGAGGAGAAAACATCATTTCAGCTGAATAAAACCATTTTAAGCCACCAATTTGCAATCACAAACATTAAGCAGTACATCACCAAACAGATGACGAGTTTAACTGGTTAAGCCAGATTAAACCACTGCACAAAACCAGCAAATAGACACGCTTCATTCAAGATATGCATCATAGGGTTCTAGTGAAAAATACTGAGCAGTAGAAAGCATTTTTTCATCTTAACAGTTTTAGCAGCATTGGAAATATTTACCTTGATGACATCATGGGCCATGGAAGGGGTGACGTTAACACAGCGAGTAAAGCAGTCTCTGGCCTCTGAAATCTTTCCCTCACGTAGGAGCTGCTTACCTTTCTGCAGATTTGCCTGACGACGCCTGGAAGACAGACGTCAGGTCTTACTTTTTTGGGTAAAAATATTTACTCCGTCCCATTCAAGAAACTACCTAGTCAAGTGCATGGAAGATTTTATTTGATAAAAATGAAACACATTACAGCAAATACCATCTAGGCCTAATATTAACTCACTCATCACTATCTTAGCTTTAAATAAAATTACAGGTACACCCACACACTTACTCTCTGCGAGCTTTGTCCACCTCCTGTTTTGAAGGCAGATTGCAGCCATCAAACACCAAGATGGGCTTCACACCAAAAGACAACAGCATGTCCACAAATTTCATGCAGTATGTAACATACCTATGTGAAAAAAATGCATAGGGTtaggtagttatatatatattaacctttatttaactaagcaagtcagttaagaacaaattcttattttcaatggtggcctaggaacagttaatAGGGTTAGTTAGTTAATGCATACTGAGATAGCTATAAAACAGCTTACTGGTCAGTTGGCTCCCCTTTGGCAAGTTTCTCTGCACAAGAAAATGCCCCTTTATGAAGCCAGCAATATGTGTCTACGGCCACTGTCTGTCCCTTGTACTTCCTCACACTGATGGGCTCCGAGGCATCTTTGAGGAACTGCAACAGGCCCTGGATCCCCATTTTTTAATCTGGTGATGCCACTAACATTCAGGACAGTTGCTTGCTATATTCATGGAGAGGGAGATACCATTTGACAAAACATAATTAAAATAATTTAAGAGAAAATAATACGTTacttagctaacgttagttaatcGAAATCTGCATATACCTGC
Above is a genomic segment from Oncorhynchus masou masou isolate Uvic2021 chromosome 23, UVic_Omas_1.1, whole genome shotgun sequence containing:
- the exo1 gene encoding LOW QUALITY PROTEIN: exonuclease 1 (The sequence of the model RefSeq protein was modified relative to this genomic sequence to represent the inferred CDS: inserted 1 base in 1 codon); its protein translation is MGIQGLLQFLKDASEPISVRKYKGQTVAVDTYCWLHKGAFSCAEKLAKGEPTDQYVTYCMKFVDMLLSFGVKPILVFDGCNLPSKQEVDKARRERRQANLQKGKQLLREGKISEARDCFTRCVNVTPSMAHDVIKAARTRGVDCVVAPYEADAQLAFLNKAGIAQAIITEDSDLLAFGCKKVILKMDKQGNGLEIDQNHLGRCRSLGDVFTEEKFRHMCILSGCDYLSSLYGIGLGKACKLLRMANNPDIIKVIRKMGQYLKMNVVVPDEYIDGFVKANNTFLYQLVFDPIKRKVVPLNPYPEHMDPATLSYAGLNLGDCKGLQVALGNLDINTMERIDDFNPDATNVKPVKPRSRDWNDSQETRASTHPSIWSRGFIPGTLSSSQPVGSPQRPPSTRGKERVISVQGLRLPHKNTPVKRPREDSGVSDQDVLQQYSPSGQKRSRGEEDPGPTESHHISTCPQPNAATHPRPRNRFATLLQRRNQEGGEDGQEMQSRFFCSGSSSSEVASQNPESFVKGEVSQDEVTQDPREDYCIGGYADTEENDSVDPHSPPPSPLSASQGLGVFRWSGSSSERSRTPTPTSGLSALQQFQRKKESFSWSQEGQRARKTPXAPSPILSKEDKDSPPNSPPSQDSAYFSQHYHTSCNVVEVSPPTRLEDSTMPKIYSKDSDSVKSPSSSPTADEKKSSTMRLKVAGLPRIKPGDQGKGTKIRPSAPARASGLRKKPAGPGKKLTANNENNPGLQATISGLWKNFGFKKENPKINPCKKGEPMSPVKDNVLALAPETDKDIYLISRVQKAICL